In Eubalaena glacialis isolate mEubGla1 chromosome 2, mEubGla1.1.hap2.+ XY, whole genome shotgun sequence, a single genomic region encodes these proteins:
- the CLBA1 gene encoding LOW QUALITY PROTEIN: uncharacterized protein CLBA1 (The sequence of the model RefSeq protein was modified relative to this genomic sequence to represent the inferred CDS: deleted 1 base in 1 codon) produces the protein MSPEHLPIASMRAGGTNMQGQRELGEAPGHMPPLCAFLSDLAEQAGGVSFCRLSKDSGAGSAPGRQSGDAVEWASPRSLLPPPDGDGEARISGRSGEGLSASASGPDLGEHSGAWGEFEGFRESSARSEQFSQSFELPERPTEPQPPRTISAQEERGSRQSHQGGPGVTGTSAITPSEPIVSYEKIFSFAFQEVPVPQATEVVSTLDHFLETSNEEKLGLESVHKLRSESRKLWRALQNTRTVMTSRCLWSESRCRENFLLVLGIDAAQKSLSEGPGRTLRDPGLHEPEELGFRLHHCTALIQTKLSGTPGGRQGSLITYSLFLKTPIHGNGQYITIPRKKKIFTPRNLKMTLFNSDVC, from the exons ATGTCTCCTGAGCATCTTCCCATCGCGTCTATGCGGGCT GGCGGCACCAACATGCAAGGCCAGCGGGAGCTGGGGGAAGCACCTGGCCACATGCCCCCTCTCTGCGCGTTTCTGAGTGACCTCGCAGAGCAAGCAGGCGGGGTTTCCTTCTGCCGGCTTTCTAAAGACAGCGGTGCAGGCTCGGCAcctgggagacagagcggtgacgCTGTGGAGTGGGCAAGTCCCcgctccctccttcccccgccggatggggatggggaagccAGGATCTCTGGGCGCAGCGGAGAGGGCTTGTCTGCCTCCGCCAGTGGTCCAGACCTAGGGGAACACAGCGGTGCCTGGGGGGAGTTTGAAGGCTTTCGGGAATCCTCAGCCAGGTCTGAACAATTCTCTCAGTCCTTTGAGCTCCCGGAGAGGCCCACAGAACCTCAGCCGCCGAGAACCATTTCTGCCCAGGAGGAGCGTGGTTCTCGCCAATCTCACCAGGGTGGACCTGGGGTGACAGGAACCAGCGCCATCACACCTTCTGAG cctATTGTCAGCTATGAGAAGATTTTTAGCTTCGCTTTTCAAGAAGTACCAGTCCCACAGGCAACTGAAGTTGTTTCCACCTTAGACCATTTCTTAGAAACAAGCAATGAAGAAAAACTTGGCCTTGAATCTGTGCATAAACTGCG TTCTGAATCCAGAAAACTCTGGAGAGCTCTTCAGAACACCAGGACTGTGATGACTTCCCGATGCCTCTGGAGCGAGTCCCGTTGCCGGGAAAACTTCCTTCTTGTTCTCGGAATAGATGCTGCTCAGAAG AGCCTTTCGGAGGGCCCGGGCCGCACTCTGAGAGACCCTGGCCTCCACGAGCCCGAAGAGCTCGGCTTCCGCCTGCACCACTGCACAGCCCTGATCCAGACCAAG CTCTCAGGGACGCCGGGCGGCAGACAGGGCAGCCTGATCACATACAGCCTCTTCCTCAAGACCCCCATACACGGAAATGGGCAATACATCACAATTCCAAGGAAAAAGAAGATTTTCACTCCTCGTAACCTAAAAATGACATTGTTTAACAGTGACGTTTGCTAA
- the CDCA4 gene encoding cell division cycle-associated protein 4, producing MFARGLKRKCVEDEEAAPAYSLQRQSLLDMSLVKLQLCHMLVEPNLCRSVLIANTVRQIQEEMTQDGSWCVPVPQTAGRASRDRLVSTEILCRSAREGARPAPDPGDPASELQVVPAAQAPGAPPGGVWDGDGPRENRGSFHKSLDQIFETLESQSPGAVQELFSDVDGSYYDLDAVLTGMVGGAKSGQDGLEAFAATAAPPPSAGCKSDLGELDHVVEILVET from the coding sequence ATGTTTGCGCGAGGGCTGAAGAGGAAGTGCGTGGAGGACGAGGAGGCTGCGCCCGCGTACAGTCTGCAGCGCCAGTCGCTCCTGGACATGTCGCTGGTCAAGCTCCAGCTGTGCCACATGCTGGTGGAGCCCAACCTGTGCCGTTCGGTCCTCATCGCCAACACGGTCCGGCAGATCCAAGAGGAGATGACCCAGGACGGGAGCTGGTGCGTGCCGGTGCCCCAGACCGCGGGGCGGGCGTCACGCGACCGCCTGGTGTCCACGGAGATCCTGTGCCGCTCGGCGCGGGAGGGGGCGCGCCCGGCCCCTGACCCCGGAGACCCGGCCTCTGAGCTCCAAGTGGTCCCAGCAGCACAGGCTCCCGGGGCCCCTCCCGGTGGCGTTTGGGACGGGGACGGTCCTCGAGAAAACAGAGGAAGCTTTCACAAGTCGCTCGATCAGATATTTGAGACACTGGAGAGTCAAAGCCCCGGTGCGGTGCAGGAGCTGTTTTCCGACGTGGACGGCTCCTACTACGACCTGGACGCCGTGCTGACCGGCATGGTGGGCGGTGCCAAGTCGGGCCAGGACGGGCTGGAGGCCTTCGCCGCCACGGCCGCCCCGCCTCCCAGCGCCGGCTGCAAGTCGGACCTGGGCGAGCTGGACCACGTGGTGGAGATCCTGGTGGAGACCTGA